The Tripterygium wilfordii isolate XIE 37 chromosome 17, ASM1340144v1, whole genome shotgun sequence genome has a window encoding:
- the LOC119982544 gene encoding uncharacterized protein LOC119982544 produces MENYYNSYPESGGSSPRSREVDFENPPPWEDQQNGSNYKAKFMCSYGGKIHPRPHDNQLSYIGGETKILSVDRNIKLAAMINKLSALCGDADVSFKYQLPGEDLDALISVTSDDDLEHMMHEYDRLFRALAKPARMRLFLFPVQPSHSSFGSDGSKSDRDRFVEALNSGPSQPPEKTAPPQNVADFLFGLEKGVPVPPPGVKINDPVPEPVVPPPEMHVVDGRVMGPDRIIGSDPSVEIQRQLHELQRLQLREQEQAMYRRQSEDHNFGNEYYFQKMPEKAPAPSMPATAPPQVTAPPGYWSEKHIGGYSAPVTTPAQQEQPVYMISAPGPVYTSPVMRPATPQTNHGYYAMQRVNPEFSREQQMYNVVQPHMQQQQPQPPPPTLQPNIQPQQLMGVMRPPSGGAGVGMGVTDTGYAPVAVYDSNLGRQVYYNAPGGVMTHPPPPYQGAGAADMRQTHTVGLGQEGKVVTKVSQSSV; encoded by the coding sequence ATGGAAAACTACTACAATTCCTATCCAGAATCCGGCGGATCGTCTCCTCGGTCACGGGAGGTCGATTTTGAGAACCCGCCGCCGTGGGAGGACCAGCAAAACGGTTCTAACTACAAGGCCAAGTTCATGTGCAGCTATGGCGGCAAGATCCATCCTCGGCCGCACGACAACCAGCTCTCTTATATAGGCGGAGAGACTAAGATTCTCTCCGTTGACCGTAACATCAAACTCGCCGCCATGATTAACAAGCTCTCTGCCCTCTGTGGGGACGCCGACGTCTCTTTTAAGTATCAGCTTCCAGGAGAGGATCTGGATGCTTTGATTTCTGTAACCAGTGATGATGATCTCGAGCACATGATGCATGAGTACGATCGGCTTTTCCGCGCCTTGGCTAAGCCTGCAAGGATGCGTTTGTTTTTGTTCCCGGTACAACCTTCGCACTCCAGTTTTGGATCCGATGGGTCTAAATCGGACCGGGATAGGTTCGTTGAAGCGTTGAATTCTGGCCCCTCACAGCCTCCGGAGAAGACGGCTCCACCGCAAAACGTTGCTGATTTCTTGTTTGGGTTAGAGAAGGGGGTCCCGGTCCCTCCTCCGGGAGTTAAAATTAACGATCCGGTGCCTGAACCAGTGGTTCCGCCACCGGAAATGCATGTTGTGGATGGTAGAGTCATGGGGCCCGATCGCATAATTGGGTCGGATCCTTCTGTGGAGATTCAGAGGCAATTGCATGAGTTGCAGAGGTTGCAATTAAGAGAGCAAGAGCAAGCTATGTATAGGAGGCAAAGCGAGGATCATAATTTCGGAAACGAATACTACTTCCAGAAGATGCCGGAGAAGGCTCCAGCACCGAGTATGCCAGCAACAGCTCCGCCTCAGGTGACAGCCCCGCCGGGATATTGGTCGGAGAAGCATATCGGAGGTTATTCAGCACCGGTGACTACACCTGCACAACAGGAGCAGCCTGTGTACATGATTTCAGCTCCTGGCCCCGTCTACACCTCTCCAGTTATGCGACCGGCGACCCCCCAAACCAATCATGGTTACTACGCGATGCAGCGTGTGAACCCTGAGTTCTCCCGGGAGCAACAGATGTACAATGTGGTTCAGCCTCAtatgcagcagcagcagccgcAGCCACCGCCGCCCACGCTGCAACCTAATATCCAACCTCAACAGCTGATGGGAGTGATGCGGCCACCAAGTGGAGGCGCTGGAGTAGGCATGGGAGTAACAGATACAGGGTACGCACCAGTGGCGGTGTACGATAGCAATCTTGGGAGACAAGTGTACTACAATGCGCCCGGAGGTGTGATGACGCATCCTCCTCCTCCGTATCAGGGTGCTGGTGCGGCTGATATGAGACAAACACATACTGTTGGTTTGGGCCAGGAGGGTAAGGTTGTCACAAAGGTCTCGCAATCTTCGGTTTAA
- the LOC119982741 gene encoding RNA-binding protein CP33, chloroplastic — MASTICLAAAPSSSLLQNDRIRGVVASTKSFSLFSSARFLCRSQSCLTLSQSSGKFTSLLVCPFLKRKRIGNFAVLAVVDEEDMTEEDIEYEEYVKEINGNVYSKKELAPCELYVCNLPRSCDIAELLKMFQPFGTVVSLQVSRNPETGISRGCGSVTMSSISSARNAISALDGSDVGGREMRVRFSVDMNTRGRDPQFLNSAPKKNLIYESPHKLYVGNLGWYIKPEDLKDHFSQFGTVVSVKVLHDNKEAKRRAYGFLSFSSASERDAAMELDGTEFRSRTLLVREIIEKQGTLT; from the exons ATGGCGTCTACCATATGCCTTGCAGCAGCTCCGTCTTCTTCTCTGCTACAGAACGACCGAATCAGAGGAGTGGTCGCATCAACAAAATCCTTCTCTCTATTTTCGTCTGCTCGCTTCCTATGTCGAAGCCAAtcttgcttaaccctctctcaATCTAGTGGAAAGTTTACTTCATTGTTAGTTTGTCCATTTCTCAAGCGGAAACGAATTGGGAATTTCGCAGTGTTGGCAGTTGTGGATGAGGAAGACATGACTGAGGAGGATATTGAGTACGAGGAGTATGTGAAGGAGATTAACGGAAATGTTTACAGTAAGAAGGAACTTGCACCTTGTGAATTATACGTGTGCAATCTGCCAAGGAGCTGCGACATTGCAGAATTGCTTAAAATGTTCCAGCCATTTGGGACGGTGGTATCTCTTCAG GTTTCTCGGAACCCAGAGACAGGCATAAGTAGAGGATGTGGTTCTGTGACAATGAGTTCAATAAGCTCTGCGAGAAATGCAATTTCTGCCCTTGATGGATCT GATGTTGGTGGACGCGAGATGCGTGTTAGATTTTCCGTTGACATGAATACTCGGGGAAGGGACCCTCAGTTCTTGAATTCAGCACCAAAGAAAAATCTAATCTATGAAAGCCCTCACAAATTATATGTGGGAAATCTTGGCTGGTATATAAAACCTGAAGATTTGAAGGATCATTTTAGTCAGTTTGGGACTGTGGTTAGTGTGAAGGTGTTACACGATAATAAGGAGGCGAAAAGACGAGCTTATgggtttctttccttttcttcagcCTCAGAACGTGATGCTGCAATGGAATTAGATGGAACA GAATTTCGCAGCAGGACACTACTTGTTAGAGAAATTATTGAAAAACAAGGAACTCTTACATGA